The Apus apus isolate bApuApu2 chromosome 1, bApuApu2.pri.cur, whole genome shotgun sequence nucleotide sequence acatactttttttcctactgttaaAACATTATTCACTGAaatttgaaaacacaaaatattttaaaagaagctaCCAAAAAGGCACAATACTTGTATGTATGCAACTGATGAACTTCATCTAAGACCAATgcaggggagaagaaaaagacattttggagTAGGATGAAGGAGCAGGGGGcccagcagtggtggtggctgtCAACTCTAGGACAGCACACATCAGGTCTCTCACTCCTTGAGTATCAACGAGGAACATCAGCCGACGCCTCAGTTTTAAACTCTGAAGCAGTTGCAAGCCAGTCTCTGGTTCCAACTGTCCCAAAATATGATGGTGCAAAGCAGAGtgccagaaagcagctgctcagctcagGGATGAGTCTGGACCTCAGGGGATATCCATattctgctcttctcctgccaCTGAAGGTTTTCCAGTAGCTTCCACCTCCATTGGGTTAGATGGCTCCTATTCACATGTTAAGTCTCCTGTGCCCTGTCTGGGTATGTCCTTTTGAGAGAAGAAATGTAAggaaatgatgaaaaataataatgggtCTAAGTAAATACATTCCTGGGGAGCTTGTGACCTGGGGGCACTTTAGTAGTTTCCATGCTAGGAGGAAAAGAcaagctgcagcctgagcacaAGCCTGCTTCCTTCAGTTGCTCCTTGCCAAACCAAGGAGGCATCTGAAAAGCAGACAGGTGGTTGAGGTGGAATGAGATATTTCCTCAGGCATCTGCAACTACATTATCAGTGGTTAGAGAATATAAGTGGTTAGAGGATATATAAGAAGCTACATAGAACAAGCCTTGCTTTAGCCTGTGGAAATCCTCTTTTAATTTCAAGTGGCACAGGCCTGTGTTTGCATGCCTCCAGGGCAGATCAAGAAGTATGTGTACAAACGTTATTTTTGCTGGCAAAGCTAACAAGCTAAACACTTATAAAGAGAGTATGTATGGActcatgtatatatatgtgtgcacacatgcatataaatatgtatatgcAAGGAGGCATATTGATATAATATATACATGGTTACTGCTggtgaaaaatgctttttactgaaaatattttcaaattgctTTCAAAACAGCAAGTGAGCAGGGTTCTTACTGAGCAGAGTCTTCTTTTACTGAAGCCAGAATCAGCTTTGTTTCTTGTCCATTCTCTCTGTAATACCCCCTGGGAGGGCTGGTTGTTTTAAATACCCTGCCTTGCAGCTTCTGCAGGCCTGAGATGTGATACTTTTGAGATGTGGGGAACAGCAGCAATGTTGGTGTGTCCTGCCACAATTGACATTTTCATTAGTAAGCAAAGCCctctgatattttattttaggagcCACCACCATGCTGACCCATCTTACCTGTGCATCACTGCTACACTGAGCTCTGGTCCTGCGTGGCTGGCGCTGAAGGCTCACTGGCTGTCTCCAAGCCCCCTGCCTCCTGCCGCCGTTCAGGTGCCACCGGTGTTTCTTCAGTGTCTGGCGTTCGCTGTGCATCTGTGCTCTCACAGGACTCCTtcacttcagcttctgctttagtttcagcttcttccttctccttgtccCCTTTTTCCTGTTCACAGGCACCgtcttccttcccttctgcctGGGGACCCTCACACACCTTCTCCTCCTTGTCTCCGGAGGAAGGCTGGAGAGAGTTCTTCTCTCCTGGGGCACCCTGACACAACTCCTGCTCCTCCTTTGTATCCCCCATGTTACTTTTGCAAGGAGTAAttttctctgcctgtttttcccctttttcttcatcttctgaTCTGGATCCTTTTCTTGATGGGGGCTTCTCATCAGACCCTAtctgtttcttttgctctttgctCTCTGTTTCTGCCTCCTCTGTCTTGCCCTTGTGCGCAAACACCTCGTCCCCATCTTCCTTGGCACCATTTTCTGGAGAGGAGATGTTGACCCCTAAATCTTCCCCGTCTCCATACTCGGACAGAGATCTTCGAAACCTTCTGGAGGGAGGCCTGCGCTTTATTGATCCCCGTGTCCGCACCTTggaggcaggaaaagcagataTGGAAGCAGTCAAGAGAGCAGTActggaaagcaggaaagcaaaacagagggAAATACCATGGGAAACTTGATTGCTACCCTGGTGGCCTCagttttcctgctctgccactgaGACTTAGGGAGAAGAGggctctctgctgctgagagaCTACTTTATAGGACAGGTAGCTGCCTAATACATGCCTCCCCTCCTTCGGTAAAGATGGTGTTGGAGATCACTGTTCTGATTTAAACTGTGGCTCCTTGTCCAAGTTAGACCCTAAACCCAAGGATGCTGCATTTGTTATGCAGATGTTGCTGACTATGGTCGTCTTGGGCTTTTCTACTTTTGGCAGCTTGGTGGTTGAGGAAGGAGTCTGCACTCCAGCTGATGATGGTGAACCCAGGCTACAGTTCCCCAGTGAAGTGTTGTGCATTCTGTGGGACACCTGGCAAATCGTGCTGCACTGTGTGGCTCCCTAAACTTTACCTCAGCCACTTCTGACATTTGCTGGCATGTGGCACCACCTCCTCACAGCACTCCCTGCCCAGGTACCAGCCACTGTTACTGCTGAGCTGAGGTGACCgagtcatagaatcccaggACCATTTTGGTTGgtaaagacctttaagatcatcaagtccaacaagTAATCCCAACACTGCCAAatctaccactaaaccatgtccctaagcaccacatctacacgttttttaaatacattcagggatggtgactcaaccacttccctggacagcctgtaCCCGTGCCTGACAATTcatttggtgaagaaattcagCCTTATCCCCTGGGGCAGGAAGGGCATTGGAGCTGCTGGACCAAGAAGCTCCGTGTGCAGGTGTGCAGAGAGGAGGCTCCAGAGAGCTGCAGTGAAAGGCTGTTTAGAACCCAGCACATAGATCTCCTCTGCTGGCCACAAAGGCACAGTGATGGCAGGACTGAGGGCTGgggcctcctcttcctcttcatcccCAAGCAACAAGCAAAGCTTTATCCCCCTGCGACGGCGAAAGCCTCGCAGACCCCCTACCTTGTTATAGAATTGCAGCTGAGTGCCTTCGGGGGGTTGATCAAAGCTGACGGGCGTCTCGCTCACTTCCCCGGACTGGGACTGAACCCCTGGGCTGCTGGGCGTCGAGGGAGGGGTGCTGAACGGAGAAACCAGGGCTTTCAGACCGGGGCTTTTGGGAGATGCTCCCGGCAGCAGAGCGGCTGGGGCAAAAGCCAGATTGGCCTACAAAGAGAATTCCCGGTCACTGGCGTGCGTGGCACCGGCGTGTAGTGCCCGCGGGGACCACACGGGGGAGCCCTCGCTCCCGCCGCGGGAGCTGCCGCGTCCGGGCTGTCACCGCTCGCCGGTCTCTCCTGGTGACACTGTCAACAAACAAGCCCAGGCAGAGAAATTATGCCTGGATATttgcccttccccagcagctggacCTCAGGACTTATCCTTTTGTCATCCTGAGGCCTTTTGGGGTTTTCCAGCGACCCAGCCAAGCCAGCATGGTCTagaggggctgagctgggggaaGGTCTGGACAAGCAGCCAGCGGTCACCTCCACGTTTAAACTATCCCCACGCGTGCCCAGGCAGACCTGACATTTTCAAGCCTGGTCCGCAGGTCTTCTGAATGATCTGCACAGTCGTCAGGAGTGAAAACAACACGGAGAGAAGCACGTTAATGATTTACTGCGGCAAAACCCCTTTGTGCTGGCCTGCCCCTCGGAAGCTCTGGTAGGCGAATGACCTTGGGTGCGTTAAGAGGAGCAGTGCTATCAATAAGCTGACACCGTGTCAGGGTGGCCAAGCGGCAGCGTGCCCGGGAAGTGGCACGTGCTGCCAGGGggccagctggcagcagcaggaccaccTGCCTCTGGGCCATCGAGTGCTGAGCTGCCCTGGGCGGCAGGAACCAGGGGCACCGAGAGACACCCAGAAGGGCGAGGAGTGCTGGGTGCGTTTGTGTGTAACTGGGGGGATGGAGGCGAGTGACACGCAGAGCTTTTAGGcacacacaggaaaaagcaCCAGAACCTCAAGCATACTCCCTGCTGCCAGGATTTTAGCTGCCTGAGCTCAAGGGTGCAGGTGACTCAGTTTGATTTAGACTGCTGCGATGAAAGAGCTGGAAGGCATTTCAGCCGGTGTTTCCCTCACTTTCTTTCATGAGCTGCATTTAAACTGAAGCTCCTGCCCTTGCTTCTTACCCAAGTTGTGCTGCTGCCATGCCCAGCCATGGACCCCAGAGATCCAGATGATCCTGATCCATGCACTGACCTGCCCATGGATGTGCCTGAGGATCATTGGACCATTTCTGAAGCTGGTTATCATCACCAGACCTGCTCTGCCTTCCTTGTTTATGTATTGTGGGACTGAGCCCCCATCAGTGACGCTGCTGCCTTGGTTATCTAGCTGTCATCCTTGGCTCCTGGATCTCCCATGACTGCTCTGCAAGGGAAGTAGCCATGACAAGTGCcaatcagttttgttttgctggagcAGCCATGTGGGCTCTTCCAGGACCTACCTGCAGCTTTTCAATCATAGGAGAGCTTTTCACCTTGACCTTGGGCATGGGGCAAGCATTCGGAGAcctcttctgcaaaacaaaattaaacatgaaaaagTCATAGTAAAGTAggtgaaaaagaggaaatacagTGAAGGCAGAAAACTTGGAAGAAGTAAGCAGAAAGTTCTAGTAGGGAGAAAATGAAGCCTCATCTAGTGTCTTCAAACAaaagtttgctttcttctttcctgacCCTGCTCTCCTTTTGTTATGTAGCCATCTTAGGACTCAACCTTACATGTATCCTTCCTCTGGAATAAAAGCTGGTTGCCTGCTTTCTGGCTGAAGTATCAGAGGTACGTGATGTGTAATGGCTCTGCTGCTACATGGCACTAAGGCATCTAACCTATGACATGGTTTCCCCTGGTATCATTTCAGGACCAGACAGATTACAAACTACCTCTTTAAAGGGTACAAGCCCTGATGTTGGTAAACACTGTGAATATTTTGTGATAGGGAAGACTTTCTGCCACCACTTGACTAACACAGGACATGTAATTAGTATGGGCAGGAAAGGCATAAGTGACTAGAAAGGTAGAGCCATGAAAGGGTGAAAAGGCAGAGCATTGCTTTGAGAAGAGGCatatggggttttttcctgttcaaaggaaaaagatggaCTCTTTAAAGCTTGTTCCCATGCCACAGGAGTAGGAAACAGCATGAAGCTCACTCTGAGTCAGTATATGTGCGAGCAGGGGAAGGTCTGATGCTGCATGATAGATGTCTTTTGCTGCACAGCCTGACCTCTGCGACCTCCAATCTCATGTCTCAGGAGAGAATAGGTTGTGGAGAGGAAAGACCTTGTCCCTCTATTAAATTGATACTCACTTGCTCATCATTGTCACTTGTCTCAGTTTTGTGGGAATACAATGGAAGGGAACATGGTGGTTTCCTCCTAGTTGGCTTATGTGGCGGTACctaagagaagaaaacaaccaactcagcaggagagaaataagtttttataaaaagaagTGAAATTCAAGCACCAAGGGCATGTTCTGAAAGTGACCTGCTTGGATGCCAGGGCTCAGCTTGCCTAAAGGAAACATCCAGAGGCAACACAAATACTAGCATGCGGGCATGTAGTCAGCATGCGAGGTGTGCTTGGAGCATCTCGAGCCCAATCCCAGTGCTTGAAAAGTAGTCTGTATCTCTCACAGCATGAACCACGAGACTTCAGGCTTTGTGCAAAGGACACTCTTCTAAGCTGTGGAGGGTGGAGAAGCCTTCCCAGAGTCTTCATCTTCAAAGCATCCTGCTGGAAACCCCCTCACACTGGAGTAGCTTGTTATTGTTCCCTTTCCTGTCTGATTACCAGGATTTCCTTTTAATAACTCGCAGCTGCCTACCTGGTTTgtgattttcttattttgcatcTGATACATTTTAGGGGCAAAAAGGGGAATTCTGACTTTTTCAACATGCTCTACAGCCTCATTCATTTCTCTCTTACAAGGAAGAGCAGCTCACAGAGACAAGCTGCAACTCTTAATTTGACCAAGAAACAGATTCTCTACAGGCAATTTAACTGCAGGGACACTGGTTCCTTCAAAATGTCCATGGCCTCTCACAATTACATAGTGCTCACTTGGAGGTAAGAGGCACTTGGCAGAGTACCTATGGAGTTGCTCCTTCATAACTGTTGCTCTGGTCTTGATGACAAGCTGTCTCTGGTTTGCTAGGTTTCTAGTCTCCTGCCAAGCTGTTGACACACTTTTTGTGTgccaacagaaaaaatacttggaTAGTATTGTGGAccttggattattttttattatcttgcATAATATCCACAATATAATGTTTGGATAATTTTGTTACCTCCTGACAAGCAGGCATCTGAAACATTGGATTATGGTGTCCTTGCCTTCCGTAGAGTTGGCTGTCTTGAAGGACCTATAGACTTGATGTCACTTAACTTCTAGTGTTGCTGCACCCAGCCATGGTAATGCTGCACCCCTAAGCAGCCAAGGGCATACAGACCTTCTCCCTACATCATGCTAGGAAGCAATCATTGCATGTCTTATTGAAACCCCACTGTTTTGCAACCATGAAATGCTGTGCTGTGTCATGGTAAATGTATCAGAGGTTCCTTGGTTGATAGGTTCCCCTTTGCTGCAATGGGTCAAGCAAGTGTTAAAGACAATCTGAAGCTAGCTTGAGAAAGCTGGTGGGGAAGTGACAGATGGCTTGGAGAGAAAAGACAGGAAACTTTGTCCTCCTGTGTCTCtggagaaaattactttctctcTGTGAGGCCCCTCCACAGTGCCTTAgcttgggagcagcagaggtCTGCAGATAACACAAGAGAGGCCTGGGAACTCGATGCCTTTTTAAGGGTGAGGGACTTAGTGCAATTAAATCCCACAccttaaaaagaggaaattactGTAATGGGACTGATGGAGTGGTCACTGGTGactagaggaggaaaaaaagtgcatGGGAAGAGACTGATTGTGCCCACCCTGGGGCCCAGCTAGGAGAGTGCAAACCTCTGATAGACAGTGGCATGCTAGCCTGGCAGAACAGATGTCACTATTGGATCCAGCTAATGGATGATAGGGATGGATCCCCTTAGGACCAGCCTGGGACATGCTCAAatcagctgagcagcagaaggaagcagctgAGTTTTAAAGGGACACCCACTGATTGAAGAGGGCCACCAGTACACATTGATGCTTCTAAAAAAGTGCATAATGATACAGGGGGCTCTCCTAAAATGTCAGCCTCCATCCACAAACACTCTGACCTCCCTTTCTTCCTAAGAGAAGTACTGTGTTTTTCTTACCTGGTGAAAGACAGCTTGTGAGGCAAGTGGGCAGAGTGGGCTTTCAATAGCATAAAATATAAGTGTGATATAGATAGACACAGAGTCTGAAGTGTCATTGGGAAGAGGTAATGAAGGCAAGTAAAGAGATAGCTTTATTTCTGTACAGAAGGCAGTACCTGAAGAAAACCTTCTCTTTTTGTGAGCAAGGTGCTGGTGACCTGCCACTGGCTTCTACACCACATAATcagttgtttgctttctttttccatggcTCAGTATTAGCTATTTCATTATTCATTGTTGCCTTTTGCCCACAATATCCAGCCCTGATAGTAGATGCATTGATGTCTGCTACTGCCAGGTACACAGGAGTACACCACCCGGCTTTACAGCTTCTCAGTTACAGTGTCTAGTTGTTCTGATGTGGGGCTCTATCAAAATGCTTGTCCACAAGTCAGCAATGCATGGGAGATACTGCCATAGCTTTAATTTCACCAGGAGACAAATTCTTTGTGAAGATCCAAAATCAAGGTGGGTGCATGCTCACATCACAGATGCTCTAACTTCTTTGGGCAGAAGCGAGTGCCTCGCTTCTCACTCAGTTccctgctggtggctgtggaTCTCCTTACCTCTTTTCCAGTGATATTGGCTGCTTGCTCTTTGAACTTCCCTGCTAGCTGAGCCACTGAGGGTGATGCTGACTTATCCACCTCTGAGTTGGTCTCCGCCGGCCTGTTCTGTCAAATTGGGAACAAGAAGTTATGAGCAAAGGCTGGGAAAAGCAAGCAGGCTAGAGAGAAGCCTGTGTATGTGTTATAAAGTTCAAGAGTAAAAAGGGACTTAAAGCAGAGTTTTTCACATCTGGCATCAATCATGTAGTCTGAGAACAAGAGGTTTAGGAATATGGGACCTAGCTGCATTTTCAAATATCCCAGAAAACCAGTAACACACGCAGAGCATTTCAGCTGAAGAGCCTACACTCAGTATTTTTCACTGGAAGCAAGCTAAGTATCTCAAGCCAAGTGTCTGTTCTCACCTCTTCCATGCAGTGAGCAGATGGATGTTCCCATATACCTTCTcaaccttcctttcctttttttactgCCCTGGTCACTGGTGCCCTTTCTTTCCCAGTGGTTCTACAGCGAGCAGCCATTCCCTGTTCCCACAGCAAGCCAGCATCTGCTTGGGGATATCCCtgtgctgttctgcttttttggCAGTGAAATACTCAGGCAAgtgaggggggagggaggaaataCCAGGGCTGAGAGAAACTTCCTCTCCCCTGGGCTGACAACAGGCTGAGAAGAGGGAGGCTTACTGGGGACTGGATGGTGCTGCTCTTCCCACAGCACACAGCCCTGGTGTCATCCCACATTtagcttgttttctttgctatgTGTGTACCAAATGATCTAAGTAGAAAGCTGATGAAAGGAAACTTTTGTTCTTCATCTCTAGTATCTAATGCCAGGGAAAACTGAACCAGTGGAACTGAGAACAACTAACCAACAATCCTTGTTTTGTTAGAGGTGAAGACctcaaaataacaaaacaggCTACAAACCATCAATCTGGAAGGAAGCTCATACCTCCACTCTCCATACCACCATGAGCCCATGTCTGGCCTAATGGTTCTCACCCCTCTCCCTCAGTACTCTTCCATTGCTCAGTCAGAAAGTTTCCCCAAAGGCTGTTGCTACAAGaatacatttctgtttctccaaAGGCTCCAGCAGTGCCCTTCCTTCTCACTCTATGCTGCTCTGCCTGAGAGGGACCTGCTGCCTCATTAATACAATCACTTCTTCAGCATTGCTGGAGGTGAAAGGCCCTGAAAACGCCAATCTGGTCCACATATGGACCACTTCCTTTGGGTCACCACACTATACGGGCTGGAGAAGTAGCTGTGGAAACCTGAAATCATATTAAAGAAGGAACTTCTTTAGGATCCTAGTTTCTAGACTAAAAGCAAGCAAGGAGTAACCTTACACTAAAGATCAGCCCAAGTCATACTGCAGCTTGGAGCAACCTCTAGTCTGAAATTCCTGGTATGGGGCAGCATGGCTAAGGCTCATTTGCACAGTGGAAAAGGGCCTTTCCCTTTCTCAGAGAGCTGTAGCTCCCAACAAATGCTATCTTACTTCTTGCAGGCCCACAAGCCCCAGTAGATACATGTTTCCAGGATCCTGACTACATCTTCCCTAGTAAACTTCCCAGACACTTCAGACCAGCTTTCCCACATCAAGCCACAAAAGCCTTACCAAGCTGCCTCCTCTCAATGAACCTCTAGCACCTTCCCCCCATTTTTCAGCCTTCATTGGAGCAATCACAGGCAGGGGAAGTGACAGATAAGGGGAACGGAAGAAACAGTGAGATAAGCAGATCAGCAGGGCAACCTGCTGCTTGTGAAAAATTATAGCTGGGCTAAGTGGGGAGGGagagctgttcccagctgcagggtggCTCCCTGCTGTGGAGGGAGGACGGGCTGGAAAGAGAAGGGAGCAAGGAAGGAACCTGAGGAAAGCAGGATGGATTGGGAGGCTGTCAGAAAAACTGGGCATGGCAGAACATACACCTGAACTTGGAACTCAGTTAAGGCTAAGCAGCTGCAGGTGCTCAGTGTCTATAGTGGAAGGGTTGCCTCCCTCATAGTCCCTTTTTCTCTAAGAGGTCATTTCATAGACCTTCTCCTTCACTCAGAAAAGACACTGTACTTCCTTTTGGCCTCTCTGACCTCTTGTTTTGGGGTTGTcatgtttttggggttttttttggttgttttttttttgagttacAGTCTGAAAACACAGCTCCCTTTCTCTGGGTCTGACCAAAGTTGTGCAGCTGGAATGATTCCACGCAGTCTTTATTTTACTGGTAGCAGGCATGGATCCCAATGTGGCTCTCACCAGCCTGAAGCTCACCAGCCAGGGTGCAGGAAGCAGTGAACATGCCATTCTAAGATTAGCAAAAGTAGCCCATGGGCTGTGTCCTCTGAAActgccagctgcaggctctCTGATTACACTATGTGTTTTGCAGCGGGAGTCTTTTCTAAGATCCTTTCTGGCAATTGCACTGCCATCCTGTATCCAGCTTTTTCTACaggttttggttgttgtgttttttttcccagctggtgTGCCAGGCTCTATGTTTCCCGGTCGAGTGAGTGTGCTGTACCAGGGCACTTGGGTGCAAAAAGTTCCCTTCCTTGCACTGCAAGGAGAATTCCATCCCCCTGACTTCCAGGGACTGGAGTGGCACTCTCTCTCCCACTGGGAGGAAAGTGGGAAGCCTCATTTTCTCACCCTCACCCCAGGGCATGTGCCAGCCCTCAGCCTCTTCCACCACTAAGACACGTGTCTGCTCCTCTCACCCCAGAGCTCAGCACTAGCTCTCTCCTGCCCCCTGATATTAACGCAACCAAGTTGGTGAGACAGCCCACCAGTTTTGTGAACGATAAGAAGGTgcagctctgatttttttttatcagaataaAAGGTGGAATTACTCAGATGCAAATTTTGTGCTCTTTGAAGCCAACTGCTGattcttttcagaagagaagTCTGGTCAGCCTGCATGGGCTAAAACCAGTGAGCTAAAGTAAAAAACTTATTCCATCAGTAATTTGGTGACTGCTATTTGAAGTCTTTTACTGTTCCATAAAAAGAAGTGTCTAAGCACTGTATGTTATAAAAAATGTCAGACAGAGCAGCAAAACAGGAATTGAATTACACCATCAATGTAAGCATGGCACTGCTTGCAAAAGAGGAAGTGCAACTAGCAAGTTCCCTGTAAGGGGTTTCACTTTCCTCTTCTAAGTAATTTTGTAAAATTGAGTGaatttgaaaatgttcttcAGCTCCATGATTCTtcatctgcttttaaaactgaacCTGGTCCCTTTGACAGCACTAGAGAAGAAAGTTCTGCCTTTATTCATGGCAGTCACAATTCAAGCTTCTCACCAAAGCCTCTCTTGTGAGAGCAAAACTGCCTGCTGATCCCTGACTCTGCAGATTGCCTGAAGGGATGCCAGTGTTTTTAGCAGAGATCCCTGCTTCTCTCACAAGCTGCCTGGTGGAAACACTGCTAGGTCCCCACAGAAATGTCCCAAGCCATCCTTGCCTGTATCTTTTTAAGGCTGATGGGAACCTCTCTGCCCTGAGATGCCTGGATGCTGTGGCACAGTCAGCTCTGGCTAGCACAATCCAACTTCACTGGCAGTTTAATGTGCCAGAAGATGCTAGGGCTGATAAGGCTGCCTGATACAGGAGAAATAATGTCTCACAGAGGAGACCCCCCAGTACAGCAATGTCGTTACCTTGCTGAGT carries:
- the RCSD1 gene encoding capZ-interacting protein: MENRPAETNSEVDKSASPSVAQLAGKFKEQAANITGKEVPPHKPTRRKPPCSLPLYSHKTETSDNDEQKRSPNACPMPKVKVKSSPMIEKLQANLAFAPAALLPGASPKSPGLKALVSPFSTPPSTPSSPGVQSQSGEVSETPVSFDQPPEGTQLQFYNKVRTRGSIKRRPPSRRFRRSLSEYGDGEDLGVNISSPENGAKEDGDEVFAHKGKTEEAETESKEQKKQIGSDEKPPSRKGSRSEDEEKGEKQAEKITPCKSNMGDTKEEQELCQGAPGEKNSLQPSSGDKEEKVCEGPQAEGKEDGACEQEKGDKEKEEAETKAEAEVKESCESTDAQRTPDTEETPVAPERRQEAGGLETASEPSAPATQDQSSV